In Tribolium castaneum strain GA2 chromosome 4, icTriCast1.1, whole genome shotgun sequence, one DNA window encodes the following:
- the sd gene encoding protein scalloped isoform X3, whose translation MYLGNVVSAGTISSPWTPVTGPPADSNGAGPDTKNLDVGDVSDDEKDMTAADAEGVWSPDIEQSFQEALAIYPPCGRRKIILSDEGKMYGRNELIARYIKLRTGKTRTRKQVSSHIQVLARRKLREIQAKLKVQFWQPGLQPGTSQDVKPFTQSSYPAGKPATAVSAGDVGPLQTAPPPVWEGRAIATHKLRLVEYSAFMESQNRDEAYQRHLFVHIGGPALSYTDPLLEAVDVRQIYDKFPEKKGGLKELYDKGPQNAFFLVKFWADLNSNIQDEAGAFYGVTSSYESNENMTITCSTKVCSFGKQVVEKVETEYARYENGRFVYRIHRSPMCEYMINFIHKLKHLPEKYMMNSVLENFTILQVVSNRDTQETLLCTAYVFEVSTSEHGAQHHIYRLVKD comes from the exons GCAACGTGGTTTCAGCCGGCACCATTTCCTCGCCGTGGACGCCCGTCACCGGCCCGCCCGCCGACTCCAACGGCGCGGGTCCGGATACAAAGAATCTAGATGTTGGAGACGTCAGCGAT GATGAAAAGGATATGACAGCGGCAGATGCTGAAGGAGTATGGAGTCCGGATATCGAGCAGAGTTTTCAGGAAGCGTTAGCTATATATCCTCCGTGCGGTCGACGGAAAATCATATTATCAGACGAAGGAAAAATGTATG GTCGGAACGAACTCATAGCGCGATATATCAAATTAAGGACTGGAAAAACACGTACAAGAAAACAAGTCAGTTCACACATACAGGTTTTGGCCAGGCGAAAACTGAGGGAAATCCAAGCCAAATTGAAGGTA CAGTTCTGGCAGCCGGGCTTGCAACCAGGAACCAGTCAAGA tGTTAAACCGTTTACACAGTCGTCGTATCCTGCTGGCAAGCCTGCGACAGCAGTCTCTGCAGGAGACGTTGGACCGCTGCAAACAGCCCCACCTCCGGTCTGGGAAGGTCGGGCCATAGCCACACATAAACTTAGACTTGTTGAATATTCGGCCTTTATGGAATCGCAAAACAGAGACGAAGCA taTCAGAGGCACTTATTCGTTCATATAGGCGGCCCGGCTTTATCATACACCGATCCCTTGCTTGAG GCGGTGGACGTCCGACAAATCTACGACAAATTCCCGGAGAAGAAAGGAGGTTTGAAGGAACTGTACGACAAAGGACCCCAGAACGCCTTCTTCCTTGTCAAATTCTGGGCTGATTTGAATTCCAATATTCAAGACGAGGCTGGTGCCTTTTACGGTGTGACGAGTTCGTACGAAAGTAACGAAAATATGACCATCACATGTTCGACGAAAGTGTGTTCGTTTGGTAAACAAGTGGTGGAAAAGGTGGAGACGGAATACGCCCGTTACGAAAACGGCCGATTCGTTTATAGGATCCACCGAAGTCCCATGTGCGAATATATGATCAATTTCATACACAAACTCAAACATCTACCCGAAAAGTACATGATGAACAGCGTCTTAGAAAATTTCACCATACTACAG gTGGTGAGCAATCGAGACACGCAAGAGACCTTACTGTGTACGGCGTACGTGTTCGAGGTGTCGACGTCAGAACACGGCGCCCAACATCACATCTACAGGCTTGTAAAAGACTAG
- the sd gene encoding protein scalloped isoform X6 — MYLGNVVSAGTISSPWTPVTGPPADSNGAGPDTKNLDVGDVSDDEKDMTAADAEGVWSPDIEQSFQEALAIYPPCGRRKIILSDEGKMYGRNELIARYIKLRTGKTRTRKQVSSHIQVLARRKLREIQAKLKVFWQPGLQPGTSQDVKPFTQSSYPAGKPATAVSAGDVGPLQTAPPPVWEGRAIATHKLRLVEYSAFMESQNRDEAYQRHLFVHIGGPALSYTDPLLEAVDVRQIYDKFPEKKGGLKELYDKGPQNAFFLVKFWADLNSNIQDEAGAFYGVTSSYESNENMTITCSTKVCSFGKQVVEKVETEYARYENGRFVYRIHRSPMCEYMINFIHKLKHLPEKYMMNSVLENFTILQVVSNRDTQETLLCTAYVFEVSTSEHGAQHHIYRLVKD, encoded by the exons GCAACGTGGTTTCAGCCGGCACCATTTCCTCGCCGTGGACGCCCGTCACCGGCCCGCCCGCCGACTCCAACGGCGCGGGTCCGGATACAAAGAATCTAGATGTTGGAGACGTCAGCGAT GATGAAAAGGATATGACAGCGGCAGATGCTGAAGGAGTATGGAGTCCGGATATCGAGCAGAGTTTTCAGGAAGCGTTAGCTATATATCCTCCGTGCGGTCGACGGAAAATCATATTATCAGACGAAGGAAAAATGTATG GTCGGAACGAACTCATAGCGCGATATATCAAATTAAGGACTGGAAAAACACGTACAAGAAAACAAGTCAGTTCACACATACAGGTTTTGGCCAGGCGAAAACTGAGGGAAATCCAAGCCAAATTGAAGGTA TTCTGGCAGCCGGGCTTGCAACCAGGAACCAGTCAAGA tGTTAAACCGTTTACACAGTCGTCGTATCCTGCTGGCAAGCCTGCGACAGCAGTCTCTGCAGGAGACGTTGGACCGCTGCAAACAGCCCCACCTCCGGTCTGGGAAGGTCGGGCCATAGCCACACATAAACTTAGACTTGTTGAATATTCGGCCTTTATGGAATCGCAAAACAGAGACGAAGCA taTCAGAGGCACTTATTCGTTCATATAGGCGGCCCGGCTTTATCATACACCGATCCCTTGCTTGAG GCGGTGGACGTCCGACAAATCTACGACAAATTCCCGGAGAAGAAAGGAGGTTTGAAGGAACTGTACGACAAAGGACCCCAGAACGCCTTCTTCCTTGTCAAATTCTGGGCTGATTTGAATTCCAATATTCAAGACGAGGCTGGTGCCTTTTACGGTGTGACGAGTTCGTACGAAAGTAACGAAAATATGACCATCACATGTTCGACGAAAGTGTGTTCGTTTGGTAAACAAGTGGTGGAAAAGGTGGAGACGGAATACGCCCGTTACGAAAACGGCCGATTCGTTTATAGGATCCACCGAAGTCCCATGTGCGAATATATGATCAATTTCATACACAAACTCAAACATCTACCCGAAAAGTACATGATGAACAGCGTCTTAGAAAATTTCACCATACTACAG gTGGTGAGCAATCGAGACACGCAAGAGACCTTACTGTGTACGGCGTACGTGTTCGAGGTGTCGACGTCAGAACACGGCGCCCAACATCACATCTACAGGCTTGTAAAAGACTAG
- the sd gene encoding transcriptional enhancer factor TEF-1 isoform X4 — protein sequence MTAADAEGVWSPDIEQSFQEALAIYPPCGRRKIILSDEGKMYGRNELIARYIKLRTGKTRTRKQVSSHIQVLARRKLREIQAKLKVDHAAKEKALQTMSSMSSAQIVSATAMHSKSAGLSLGLTPPVSYTGAQFWQPGLQPGTSQDVKPFTQSSYPAGKPATAVSAGDVGPLQTAPPPVWEGRAIATHKLRLVEYSAFMESQNRDEAYQRHLFVHIGGPALSYTDPLLEAVDVRQIYDKFPEKKGGLKELYDKGPQNAFFLVKFWADLNSNIQDEAGAFYGVTSSYESNENMTITCSTKVCSFGKQVVEKVETEYARYENGRFVYRIHRSPMCEYMINFIHKLKHLPEKYMMNSVLENFTILQVVSNRDTQETLLCTAYVFEVSTSEHGAQHHIYRLVKD from the exons ATGACAGCGGCAGATGCTGAAGGAGTATGGAGTCCGGATATCGAGCAGAGTTTTCAGGAAGCGTTAGCTATATATCCTCCGTGCGGTCGACGGAAAATCATATTATCAGACGAAGGAAAAATGTATG GTCGGAACGAACTCATAGCGCGATATATCAAATTAAGGACTGGAAAAACACGTACAAGAAAACAAGTCAGTTCACACATACAGGTTTTGGCCAGGCGAAAACTGAGGGAAATCCAAGCCAAATTGAAGGTA GACCATGCAGCCAAGGAGAAGGCTCTGCAAACGATGTCGAGCATGTCAAGTGCGCAGATAGTGTCAGCTACTGCAATGCACAGCAAGTCAGCAGGTCTGAGTCTTGGTCTAACTCCCCCCGTCTCCTATACTGGAGCG CAGTTCTGGCAGCCGGGCTTGCAACCAGGAACCAGTCAAGA tGTTAAACCGTTTACACAGTCGTCGTATCCTGCTGGCAAGCCTGCGACAGCAGTCTCTGCAGGAGACGTTGGACCGCTGCAAACAGCCCCACCTCCGGTCTGGGAAGGTCGGGCCATAGCCACACATAAACTTAGACTTGTTGAATATTCGGCCTTTATGGAATCGCAAAACAGAGACGAAGCA taTCAGAGGCACTTATTCGTTCATATAGGCGGCCCGGCTTTATCATACACCGATCCCTTGCTTGAG GCGGTGGACGTCCGACAAATCTACGACAAATTCCCGGAGAAGAAAGGAGGTTTGAAGGAACTGTACGACAAAGGACCCCAGAACGCCTTCTTCCTTGTCAAATTCTGGGCTGATTTGAATTCCAATATTCAAGACGAGGCTGGTGCCTTTTACGGTGTGACGAGTTCGTACGAAAGTAACGAAAATATGACCATCACATGTTCGACGAAAGTGTGTTCGTTTGGTAAACAAGTGGTGGAAAAGGTGGAGACGGAATACGCCCGTTACGAAAACGGCCGATTCGTTTATAGGATCCACCGAAGTCCCATGTGCGAATATATGATCAATTTCATACACAAACTCAAACATCTACCCGAAAAGTACATGATGAACAGCGTCTTAGAAAATTTCACCATACTACAG gTGGTGAGCAATCGAGACACGCAAGAGACCTTACTGTGTACGGCGTACGTGTTCGAGGTGTCGACGTCAGAACACGGCGCCCAACATCACATCTACAGGCTTGTAAAAGACTAG
- the sd gene encoding transcriptional enhancer factor TEF-1 isoform X2 has product MYLGNVVSAGTISSPWTPVTGPPADSNGAGPDTKNLDVGDVSDDEKDMTAADAEGVWSPDIEQSFQEALAIYPPCGRRKIILSDEGKMYGRNELIARYIKLRTGKTRTRKQVSSHIQVLARRKLREIQAKLKVDHAAKEKALQTMSSMSSAQIVSATAMHSKSAGLSLGLTPPVSYTGAFWQPGLQPGTSQDVKPFTQSSYPAGKPATAVSAGDVGPLQTAPPPVWEGRAIATHKLRLVEYSAFMESQNRDEAYQRHLFVHIGGPALSYTDPLLEAVDVRQIYDKFPEKKGGLKELYDKGPQNAFFLVKFWADLNSNIQDEAGAFYGVTSSYESNENMTITCSTKVCSFGKQVVEKVETEYARYENGRFVYRIHRSPMCEYMINFIHKLKHLPEKYMMNSVLENFTILQVVSNRDTQETLLCTAYVFEVSTSEHGAQHHIYRLVKD; this is encoded by the exons GCAACGTGGTTTCAGCCGGCACCATTTCCTCGCCGTGGACGCCCGTCACCGGCCCGCCCGCCGACTCCAACGGCGCGGGTCCGGATACAAAGAATCTAGATGTTGGAGACGTCAGCGAT GATGAAAAGGATATGACAGCGGCAGATGCTGAAGGAGTATGGAGTCCGGATATCGAGCAGAGTTTTCAGGAAGCGTTAGCTATATATCCTCCGTGCGGTCGACGGAAAATCATATTATCAGACGAAGGAAAAATGTATG GTCGGAACGAACTCATAGCGCGATATATCAAATTAAGGACTGGAAAAACACGTACAAGAAAACAAGTCAGTTCACACATACAGGTTTTGGCCAGGCGAAAACTGAGGGAAATCCAAGCCAAATTGAAGGTA GACCATGCAGCCAAGGAGAAGGCTCTGCAAACGATGTCGAGCATGTCAAGTGCGCAGATAGTGTCAGCTACTGCAATGCACAGCAAGTCAGCAGGTCTGAGTCTTGGTCTAACTCCCCCCGTCTCCTATACTGGAGCG TTCTGGCAGCCGGGCTTGCAACCAGGAACCAGTCAAGA tGTTAAACCGTTTACACAGTCGTCGTATCCTGCTGGCAAGCCTGCGACAGCAGTCTCTGCAGGAGACGTTGGACCGCTGCAAACAGCCCCACCTCCGGTCTGGGAAGGTCGGGCCATAGCCACACATAAACTTAGACTTGTTGAATATTCGGCCTTTATGGAATCGCAAAACAGAGACGAAGCA taTCAGAGGCACTTATTCGTTCATATAGGCGGCCCGGCTTTATCATACACCGATCCCTTGCTTGAG GCGGTGGACGTCCGACAAATCTACGACAAATTCCCGGAGAAGAAAGGAGGTTTGAAGGAACTGTACGACAAAGGACCCCAGAACGCCTTCTTCCTTGTCAAATTCTGGGCTGATTTGAATTCCAATATTCAAGACGAGGCTGGTGCCTTTTACGGTGTGACGAGTTCGTACGAAAGTAACGAAAATATGACCATCACATGTTCGACGAAAGTGTGTTCGTTTGGTAAACAAGTGGTGGAAAAGGTGGAGACGGAATACGCCCGTTACGAAAACGGCCGATTCGTTTATAGGATCCACCGAAGTCCCATGTGCGAATATATGATCAATTTCATACACAAACTCAAACATCTACCCGAAAAGTACATGATGAACAGCGTCTTAGAAAATTTCACCATACTACAG gTGGTGAGCAATCGAGACACGCAAGAGACCTTACTGTGTACGGCGTACGTGTTCGAGGTGTCGACGTCAGAACACGGCGCCCAACATCACATCTACAGGCTTGTAAAAGACTAG
- the sd gene encoding transcriptional enhancer factor TEF-1 isoform X1, giving the protein MYLGNVVSAGTISSPWTPVTGPPADSNGAGPDTKNLDVGDVSDDEKDMTAADAEGVWSPDIEQSFQEALAIYPPCGRRKIILSDEGKMYGRNELIARYIKLRTGKTRTRKQVSSHIQVLARRKLREIQAKLKVDHAAKEKALQTMSSMSSAQIVSATAMHSKSAGLSLGLTPPVSYTGAQFWQPGLQPGTSQDVKPFTQSSYPAGKPATAVSAGDVGPLQTAPPPVWEGRAIATHKLRLVEYSAFMESQNRDEAYQRHLFVHIGGPALSYTDPLLEAVDVRQIYDKFPEKKGGLKELYDKGPQNAFFLVKFWADLNSNIQDEAGAFYGVTSSYESNENMTITCSTKVCSFGKQVVEKVETEYARYENGRFVYRIHRSPMCEYMINFIHKLKHLPEKYMMNSVLENFTILQVVSNRDTQETLLCTAYVFEVSTSEHGAQHHIYRLVKD; this is encoded by the exons GCAACGTGGTTTCAGCCGGCACCATTTCCTCGCCGTGGACGCCCGTCACCGGCCCGCCCGCCGACTCCAACGGCGCGGGTCCGGATACAAAGAATCTAGATGTTGGAGACGTCAGCGAT GATGAAAAGGATATGACAGCGGCAGATGCTGAAGGAGTATGGAGTCCGGATATCGAGCAGAGTTTTCAGGAAGCGTTAGCTATATATCCTCCGTGCGGTCGACGGAAAATCATATTATCAGACGAAGGAAAAATGTATG GTCGGAACGAACTCATAGCGCGATATATCAAATTAAGGACTGGAAAAACACGTACAAGAAAACAAGTCAGTTCACACATACAGGTTTTGGCCAGGCGAAAACTGAGGGAAATCCAAGCCAAATTGAAGGTA GACCATGCAGCCAAGGAGAAGGCTCTGCAAACGATGTCGAGCATGTCAAGTGCGCAGATAGTGTCAGCTACTGCAATGCACAGCAAGTCAGCAGGTCTGAGTCTTGGTCTAACTCCCCCCGTCTCCTATACTGGAGCG CAGTTCTGGCAGCCGGGCTTGCAACCAGGAACCAGTCAAGA tGTTAAACCGTTTACACAGTCGTCGTATCCTGCTGGCAAGCCTGCGACAGCAGTCTCTGCAGGAGACGTTGGACCGCTGCAAACAGCCCCACCTCCGGTCTGGGAAGGTCGGGCCATAGCCACACATAAACTTAGACTTGTTGAATATTCGGCCTTTATGGAATCGCAAAACAGAGACGAAGCA taTCAGAGGCACTTATTCGTTCATATAGGCGGCCCGGCTTTATCATACACCGATCCCTTGCTTGAG GCGGTGGACGTCCGACAAATCTACGACAAATTCCCGGAGAAGAAAGGAGGTTTGAAGGAACTGTACGACAAAGGACCCCAGAACGCCTTCTTCCTTGTCAAATTCTGGGCTGATTTGAATTCCAATATTCAAGACGAGGCTGGTGCCTTTTACGGTGTGACGAGTTCGTACGAAAGTAACGAAAATATGACCATCACATGTTCGACGAAAGTGTGTTCGTTTGGTAAACAAGTGGTGGAAAAGGTGGAGACGGAATACGCCCGTTACGAAAACGGCCGATTCGTTTATAGGATCCACCGAAGTCCCATGTGCGAATATATGATCAATTTCATACACAAACTCAAACATCTACCCGAAAAGTACATGATGAACAGCGTCTTAGAAAATTTCACCATACTACAG gTGGTGAGCAATCGAGACACGCAAGAGACCTTACTGTGTACGGCGTACGTGTTCGAGGTGTCGACGTCAGAACACGGCGCCCAACATCACATCTACAGGCTTGTAAAAGACTAG
- the sd gene encoding protein scalloped isoform X7: MYLGNVVSAGTISSPWTPVTGPPADSNGAGPDTKNLDVGDVSDDEKDMTAADAEGVWSPDIEQSFQEALAIYPPCGRRKIILSDEGKMYGRNELIARYIKLRTGKTRTRKQVSSHIQVLARRKLREIQAKLKFWQPGLQPGTSQDVKPFTQSSYPAGKPATAVSAGDVGPLQTAPPPVWEGRAIATHKLRLVEYSAFMESQNRDEAYQRHLFVHIGGPALSYTDPLLEAVDVRQIYDKFPEKKGGLKELYDKGPQNAFFLVKFWADLNSNIQDEAGAFYGVTSSYESNENMTITCSTKVCSFGKQVVEKVETEYARYENGRFVYRIHRSPMCEYMINFIHKLKHLPEKYMMNSVLENFTILQVVSNRDTQETLLCTAYVFEVSTSEHGAQHHIYRLVKD, from the exons GCAACGTGGTTTCAGCCGGCACCATTTCCTCGCCGTGGACGCCCGTCACCGGCCCGCCCGCCGACTCCAACGGCGCGGGTCCGGATACAAAGAATCTAGATGTTGGAGACGTCAGCGAT GATGAAAAGGATATGACAGCGGCAGATGCTGAAGGAGTATGGAGTCCGGATATCGAGCAGAGTTTTCAGGAAGCGTTAGCTATATATCCTCCGTGCGGTCGACGGAAAATCATATTATCAGACGAAGGAAAAATGTATG GTCGGAACGAACTCATAGCGCGATATATCAAATTAAGGACTGGAAAAACACGTACAAGAAAACAAGTCAGTTCACACATACAGGTTTTGGCCAGGCGAAAACTGAGGGAAATCCAAGCCAAATTGAAG TTCTGGCAGCCGGGCTTGCAACCAGGAACCAGTCAAGA tGTTAAACCGTTTACACAGTCGTCGTATCCTGCTGGCAAGCCTGCGACAGCAGTCTCTGCAGGAGACGTTGGACCGCTGCAAACAGCCCCACCTCCGGTCTGGGAAGGTCGGGCCATAGCCACACATAAACTTAGACTTGTTGAATATTCGGCCTTTATGGAATCGCAAAACAGAGACGAAGCA taTCAGAGGCACTTATTCGTTCATATAGGCGGCCCGGCTTTATCATACACCGATCCCTTGCTTGAG GCGGTGGACGTCCGACAAATCTACGACAAATTCCCGGAGAAGAAAGGAGGTTTGAAGGAACTGTACGACAAAGGACCCCAGAACGCCTTCTTCCTTGTCAAATTCTGGGCTGATTTGAATTCCAATATTCAAGACGAGGCTGGTGCCTTTTACGGTGTGACGAGTTCGTACGAAAGTAACGAAAATATGACCATCACATGTTCGACGAAAGTGTGTTCGTTTGGTAAACAAGTGGTGGAAAAGGTGGAGACGGAATACGCCCGTTACGAAAACGGCCGATTCGTTTATAGGATCCACCGAAGTCCCATGTGCGAATATATGATCAATTTCATACACAAACTCAAACATCTACCCGAAAAGTACATGATGAACAGCGTCTTAGAAAATTTCACCATACTACAG gTGGTGAGCAATCGAGACACGCAAGAGACCTTACTGTGTACGGCGTACGTGTTCGAGGTGTCGACGTCAGAACACGGCGCCCAACATCACATCTACAGGCTTGTAAAAGACTAG
- the sd gene encoding protein scalloped isoform X5: protein MYLGNVVSAGTISSPWTPVTGPPADSNGAGPDTKNLDVGDVSDDEKDMTAADAEGVWSPDIEQSFQEALAIYPPCGRRKIILSDEGKMYGRNELIARYIKLRTGKTRTRKQVSSHIQVLARRKLREIQAKLKQFWQPGLQPGTSQDVKPFTQSSYPAGKPATAVSAGDVGPLQTAPPPVWEGRAIATHKLRLVEYSAFMESQNRDEAYQRHLFVHIGGPALSYTDPLLEAVDVRQIYDKFPEKKGGLKELYDKGPQNAFFLVKFWADLNSNIQDEAGAFYGVTSSYESNENMTITCSTKVCSFGKQVVEKVETEYARYENGRFVYRIHRSPMCEYMINFIHKLKHLPEKYMMNSVLENFTILQVVSNRDTQETLLCTAYVFEVSTSEHGAQHHIYRLVKD, encoded by the exons GCAACGTGGTTTCAGCCGGCACCATTTCCTCGCCGTGGACGCCCGTCACCGGCCCGCCCGCCGACTCCAACGGCGCGGGTCCGGATACAAAGAATCTAGATGTTGGAGACGTCAGCGAT GATGAAAAGGATATGACAGCGGCAGATGCTGAAGGAGTATGGAGTCCGGATATCGAGCAGAGTTTTCAGGAAGCGTTAGCTATATATCCTCCGTGCGGTCGACGGAAAATCATATTATCAGACGAAGGAAAAATGTATG GTCGGAACGAACTCATAGCGCGATATATCAAATTAAGGACTGGAAAAACACGTACAAGAAAACAAGTCAGTTCACACATACAGGTTTTGGCCAGGCGAAAACTGAGGGAAATCCAAGCCAAATTGAAG CAGTTCTGGCAGCCGGGCTTGCAACCAGGAACCAGTCAAGA tGTTAAACCGTTTACACAGTCGTCGTATCCTGCTGGCAAGCCTGCGACAGCAGTCTCTGCAGGAGACGTTGGACCGCTGCAAACAGCCCCACCTCCGGTCTGGGAAGGTCGGGCCATAGCCACACATAAACTTAGACTTGTTGAATATTCGGCCTTTATGGAATCGCAAAACAGAGACGAAGCA taTCAGAGGCACTTATTCGTTCATATAGGCGGCCCGGCTTTATCATACACCGATCCCTTGCTTGAG GCGGTGGACGTCCGACAAATCTACGACAAATTCCCGGAGAAGAAAGGAGGTTTGAAGGAACTGTACGACAAAGGACCCCAGAACGCCTTCTTCCTTGTCAAATTCTGGGCTGATTTGAATTCCAATATTCAAGACGAGGCTGGTGCCTTTTACGGTGTGACGAGTTCGTACGAAAGTAACGAAAATATGACCATCACATGTTCGACGAAAGTGTGTTCGTTTGGTAAACAAGTGGTGGAAAAGGTGGAGACGGAATACGCCCGTTACGAAAACGGCCGATTCGTTTATAGGATCCACCGAAGTCCCATGTGCGAATATATGATCAATTTCATACACAAACTCAAACATCTACCCGAAAAGTACATGATGAACAGCGTCTTAGAAAATTTCACCATACTACAG gTGGTGAGCAATCGAGACACGCAAGAGACCTTACTGTGTACGGCGTACGTGTTCGAGGTGTCGACGTCAGAACACGGCGCCCAACATCACATCTACAGGCTTGTAAAAGACTAG